Proteins encoded together in one Branchiostoma floridae strain S238N-H82 chromosome 18, Bfl_VNyyK, whole genome shotgun sequence window:
- the LOC118405853 gene encoding peptidoglycan-recognition protein SC1a-like, whose protein sequence is MTSPVPYVFIHHSYEPDVCFNRSQCEESVRWIQNLYMDTRGWDDIGYNFLVGGNGDVFEGRGWDTRGAQAGPDWNYRSIGICFIGNFTDELPPEKAIIAGKMLIQLSVERNKLMSNYTLYGHRQVLATGRTCPGEEFYKLVTEWKHWENYTGPLW, encoded by the exons ATGACGTCACCTGTCCCCTATGTCTTCATCCACCATAGCTACGAACCAGACGTGTGTTTCAACAGGTCCCAATGTGAAGAAAGTGTACGTTGGATACAG AATCTCTACATGGACACCAGAGGCTGGGATGACATCGGCTACAACTTCTTGGTCGGCGGGAACGGAGACGTGTTTGAAGGACGGGGGTGGGACACGAGGGGCGCCCAGGCGGGACCGGACTGGAACTACCGATCCATCG GAATTTGTTTCATCGGAAATTTCACCGACGAGCTGCCCCCAGAGAAGGCCATTATTGCTGGCAAAATGCTGATTCAGCTTTCTGTTGAGAG GAACAAGTTGATGTCTAACTACACTCTGTACGGACATCGCCAAGTCCTGGCCACAGGCAGAACCTGCCCTGGAGAGGAGTTCTACAAGCTCGTCACCGAATGGAAACACTGG GAAAACTACACAGGACCATTGTGGTGA